The Lolium rigidum isolate FL_2022 chromosome 1, APGP_CSIRO_Lrig_0.1, whole genome shotgun sequence region GATGCAAGTTCAATCAACAGCATATTTATATTGAGAGGATAAAGTTTGTCCATGTCACAGGTCATATGGACACAAAATGGTCTTTAATACAATAATATGTGAGTATCTAATGCTTGTATACAGAGATAAAAAAGATCGACATAACGCATCCGCACATGTAGAAAAGTAAAGAgtgagcataggaaaacaaggatTAGTTGCCATACCTCAATGTATGTCGGTAGATTGCCACCGCTTTTTGACAATGTGTTGCCAAAGAACTCTTCCAAGATTGAGATCGAACTGTCCTTTCTAACTGAACCACTATTTTTTGACATACTTTGTTTCTCAATGGAATACTTGTCCATTGCATCCACTTCCCAATCTTCAGTCCCTTTCAAAATTTTAGAAGCAAATTCAGTTGAAGAGCTAATGCCTCCAGATGGAAGAGTGTACTTTTGATGTACACCAATTTTGTCAGAGATGCCCTTCTCATTTCTGTTGCCTGCGGTGGGCTCTGCTGCTGACTGGTTTCTCTCTAATTGGCCATCAAATTGTGGAATACTGGGCATCTTATCCACCCTAGCAGCAGTGTGGGCCTACAAAGTGCAAACATAATTAAGGAACAGTATGGCATTGGCGGATAATATATTGCTATCATGTTTTGCTACAGACAGCCACCACTAGAATCCAAAAAGTGTTGTTCCTTTTATCCTGATTGAACACATCAATCTAGTGACAGCGAAAAACAGAACAATATCACATCAGTACATGAGTATAATAAATTGGAAATATTTTTTCGCCTGCTATCACCACTTAATTGTGTTTTATGTTCCACTCATGTCAACATAAGATTTTTAAAAGGTAAAAATCCATTAGAGACGTGTAAAAACTATCAGCAGTATTTCATTCCATACTTCACTGCACGGTGATCCTAACATGATGTATAGAAACTCTGCAATGAAttagggtgtcaagtgggatcccacctaaGTCCCACTTGTAGTGCATTTTACTTTTTGTATTGTAAATTTTGACACTAGAATTTGAACTAGAAAAGGCAAAATACACTAAGTGAaatcccaccgggatcccaccttgacaccctacaATGAATCAACTGAACTTTTTAGACCAACAAACTTTGATCAGCGGGAAGATGGCGATGTGATGGTTCAATAAACTATTTTTTCCTAACAAAACCGGGTAGCAACTATATGGTACAGTGTTGGTACTTACATAGTAACTGCATGCATTTGGTAGCATCTACTTATATTACTGAAATAAGTCAAGATGTGCACCTTTGGTTCAAGTGCAATGTTGGACGTCTGGGACTGGACCTTTTTCTCCACAAATGCATTTGAGAAACCAGGTGGGACAAGTGGCCTCGCCGCTGGAGCTGGTAGAATTGAAGGTGTTTtagtggtatcttcttgataaacTGTGGACGCTGCACGTCCATCTGGCTTCCCAGTATTAGTTCTAGGACCTAAGCTGTCAGTAGAATTTTGTAACATCGACATGATATCACCACCATGATTTCCTTTCTCAGTATCAGGACCACTCTTCTTTTCTTGCAGGGATTTGTGTTGCTCTTTCCTCATCAATTCAAATGATGCTGCACAGAAGATCTGTGTCAGGCACTGTAGGTGACTACAGCGGAAGcaacatatctattatatgtagcAGTAAGAGATACTGACCCCTtcgtttcttttcttcttctgctCTATCATCATTTGAGCATTCTAAAGAGCCAAACGTTTCATCGTTCATTGAGTCAACATCTTTCCGCGTAGGGGGTCCAGCCTGTCACAGTGTGTAACACATTCACTAAGCAATGTTCCATAGGTTAACGATCTATAAGATAAAGAGGGATGGATACATGCATCCAAACTCAAACCTTGTAAGGGCGTGGTGGCTGATAGCGTTCAGATGTCCTGTTTGGCTGAGGCACATTGCCACGATCCTTTGGTGCCAGCTGCCCAGCATATCCTGGGGGTCTAGGGAAACCACCACTTCCCAGTAGGCCATCATGTTCTGTATTTTGCCAAGTGCGTTTGTATTGGTTTCCGTTACGCCTATCTGCAGGAAAAGAATCAGTTCCACAGAAAAAACAGTTGGCATGTCTAATACTCTAATATGCACAGGAGAGTGAATTATTATGGCTAACTAATAATCAGTATGGCCATGTAATTAATGGACCTTCCTTTTTTTGAACGATGTAACCAATTGACCTTCAGCTGTTTACATTTTTCAGTGAGTATTAGTATTTACCTAAATGCAAACTAGCAAACTTCTCTTTCGGGACGCAAAGTAACAAGCTCCTGGGCTCGAGACAAATACCGTTTCACCAACACAGGATGCTCATATAAAGAAGGGCACATCGAACAAAATTTATCAGGGAAAGCGCACATGCTTACCCTGCGCTAACAACTCACGGTCAGGCAAGTCGCCTTCCCGGTCACTCGACCCCGTGGAGCGAGTATCCCACCTTCCTCCCGAGCTCCCGCCACGCGACGAGTAGGAGTAGGCCCCCGACCCATCCGCTCTTCCCAGGGGCGTCGCGTACGGGCCCTTGCTGTTGTTGCTCTTCTCGAACGCAACCGACGACGCCACCTGAAGCTCGCTGCACCGCAGACAGAGATCAAGACTGTTGTCAGCACACGAAACCCGCAGACAGCATAAAAAAGGATATGGCAGTTATGCATGATCAAGGGGTGCAAATACAATTGGCGTACTTGAGTAGCGACAGGTCCACGCCGGGGGGCAGGTGCTTGCAGCGGTCGGACTCGCCGACCGAGATCAGGAAGTCCCTCGAGTACACTGTCCTCATGTTCCTGCAGGCGCGCACGCAATCGCAGAAACAGCGAATCAAATGAGGGTTCAGGTCGCACGAGGCAGAAGCAGGCTAGCAGATTAGTGGTAGTAACAGAGAGCACAGGGCATGCTATATATACAGTACTCACTTGGGCTGCCCTGGGGGCGGCTCGGAGCTCATCGTCCCCACCGGCAAACAGAAGCAACAGAAGCCTCTACTAGGCTAGGCTAAAATCTCTAGAACTAGCAACCAGCTAAGGGCGGAGGCGCGAGGGCTCAAATCGCGGCCGCCACGAGCATCATCCTAGTTCGAAATCTAGCTCATCTCACACCACACTGAGACCAGCTCCCCCTATCCTCCACTCCAGGGCCACGCGCGCGGGACGGATTCAGCTGGTACAAACCCTGAACCTCGTGCACCTCCTCCTGCAACGGAATCGCAAGCGGAAACCCGCATCAGAGGCAGGCCGCGTGGGAATGGACAAGGAGGAGTCCGAGGCGAATCTGAGGAGCTCGAGGCGGGAAATCGAGCCGTACCTGGGGCGGCGCGTGGATCGGCGGTCGACTGCGCGAGTccggcggcgggcgcgggcgcgggcggcggcgcggcgggttCGGTGGCGGGTTTCGCTGCTCCGATTGGCCGGGGTCGAGAGAGGAGATCGAACGGGGATGAAGGATGATGgcgagggagagagaagagaagacggTGGTTGGTTGTTTCACGTTTTGCCCCTCGAGGTTCCGCGCATTCGCGGTCCGGTCCAGCGGAGGTGGGCCCGCGGCGTCAGTGTCACAGAGGAGAACTCGTGGACAGGAGCAGCCGGGCGTCGGCACGTCATCGTCATTCTGCTCTCGTCTTCCCTTCCCCACGCGGCCACGCACGCAGCAGGGCTCTCCATTACTCCACAGCTCGAGCGGGAGAGATCGTTGGTTGCGCTGGCGgcgatgatggcggcggcgctggacggcggagggggcgaggaggaggcgcgggtgAGGAAGCCCTACACCATCACGAAGCTGCGCGAGAGCTGGACCGACCCGGAGCACGACAGGTTCCTCGAGGCGCTGCACATGTGAGTTACCCGCCCGCCATACTTACATGCTCGGCTCCACTTCTCAGCTCGGACTTCAGACTTCAGACCGGAGGAGGAGCAACCGATCGACGCAGTCTAAGGCTCTAAGCTGAGCTGAAGGTTCATCCCCTGCTGCCTTCTGGGTTCTTGGGATCGAGCTCGGTGTCGCGTGGCCTGCTCTAGATCCGCGACGAAGCGAGAGCACCTACCGAATTCGGATCACGGCTCGTGAGCTTCGTCTGTAGACGGCCGGCTGGtctgaatcctgacgggacccacCCGGCGAGTTGGTGAGCTTCGTCTGTCTGTAGGGTGTTCTCTGCTCCTGGTTGAGGCTGTTGCTCGGCCGGAAGTAGGACCTCATCTCCCGAGAATACTGTGGTGGATCATTTCCATCTGGTTGTCAGCCACCATGCATCTGACCAGTGTTGCCCTGTGCGGTTTCAACCTGTGAACTTGCGCTGGATTGAATGGCACGGGCATCCAACAGTCAGCTGTCGGCTTAACTGAACGTTTAGATTTGGGTATACATACATGATCTAAATTGGTTCACAAGAAAATAGTGCTTTAGTACCTTCGGTATGCTTCTCTAGCTACTGTGACCACTGAAATGGCTATCCTCCTTCGCTGTATTCATTTGTTTGATTTTGTGTTTTTACAGGTTCGATCGTGATTGGAGAAAGATTGAAGCATTTGTTGGCTCCAAGACAGTCATACAGGTACATATGTGCTCTGTTCTGCCCTCAACTATTGCTTCAATTTTCTGTTTACGTTTTTTGGTTATTTCTTTGAAAATAAACCAATGTGTTCAGCTGATATGAATTTTTCAACTGTATTTTGGTTAGAATCTGTATCTGCTTTCTCTCGTACAAGGTAATTATAAGTTTTTTTTATAGCATGCGCACTGATGACTTGTTCCGAACTTCCATAAGCATAACTACATTGAAATGTTTCATTGTTTACTATTTGTGTCTGACAAACTGTGCGATGATCTAAAAGCAATTATTTTAACAGATTAGGAGCCATGCGCAGAAGTACTTTTTGAAGGTTCAGAAGAATGGGACAGGGGAACATCTGCCCCCACCTAGGCCAAAGAGGAAGGCGGCACATCCGTACCCGCATAAAGCCTCGAAAAAGGGTGACTATTTTCCGCCCTGCGTCTGACTAGCACAAACAGAACTTTAGTACTAATACATAAATAAGACCTGACTTGATATTTTGGGGATCCTGCAGCCGCTCAAGCTATCTTGCCACAAGAAGCTTCGGGTGTTATCGAGCACGGATGTGTTCTGCCTATGGACGCATCAGCTGTTGCTACAAACCCACGTGCAAACGACGCATTTCCTTCCTGCGACAATGTTATTACCCAATGTCTTAGCCCAACGCTTCCAGAAGGTTTATGATTGTTTTATCACTGTGAATTCCATATGTGTGCTCAATGTTTTTACAGCAATTGCTGCTTAGTGCTTACTTCTTAATGATGCAACAGATCTTGCCGCTGCTAATAATTGCTCTAGTAGCATAGAGAGCCAATCTGGAATTTGGCCAACTTCCGACGCTATTGGGCAAGAAATTGTACTTCCAGCACTGCGTGGTGAGCCTATTTTTATACAGCATACAAACAGCAACGCTATGGTGGCAACTCTGCTTCAATGCTAGGATTCAACTAGTTATGTTAGGTATAATGGGAATGCATGATATATGCAAATTCCGTTCCACTTGTTAAAGTGCTGCCCAATCAGGCACATCCTAATTCGATAGCCCATCCAAGGCAACATGATTTGAAAAATAATCCCAAAATGAATGAATTGTAGCTAAACTTGCCGTATTGATTCATAGCCTCATATTGTCCTATTTTGATATTGTGCTGGCTCACAAAAAAGTGGTTGGAATTAGCTCAAGTGATTATTGCTATGGCCTCTCCATGACTTGCTGACTCTGGCATCTTGTTTTTAACATGTTGTACAGATATCCTTTTTTCTTGTCGCTGTTTTAGCAACCTCATAAATGTGTATGTTTTACGAGATATGTAATGTCTTTGATTAACAAGCTCAAGACACTTAAATCatgttttttttctaaaaaaggACAGCCTATGGATCTCCTTAGCGAAATTTAGTTACTCTTGAATGAGCCTTTGAGCTTGTGGTGTATGTTTTAGAATTTAGTTCTAAAAAGGAATTAGCTCAAGTGATTATTGCTATGGCCTCTCCATGACTTGCTGACTCTGGCATCTTGTTTTTAACATGTTGTGCAGATATCCCTTTTTCTTGTCACTGTTTTAGCAACCTCATAAATGTGTATGTTTTACGAGATGTGTAATGTATTTTGACTAACAAGCTCAAGACACTTACATCATGTTTTTTTTCTAAAAAGAACAGCCTATTGGTCTCCTTAGCGAGAACTTCAGTTACTCTTGAATGAGCCTTTCAGCTTGTGGTGTCAGTCTGTTTCTAGCTGGTTAACTCTGTTAAGCCTTCTGCATTTGGTTTACCTTTGTTCTGTCCTTCAGATTCTGCAAGTTACCATAATGTTCTTTATGTGTGGATGATAAGTGTTGTTATTATCTTGTTACAAtatgaaaatggagtggcgcgctGTTATTTCGTGTCACCCTTTGATGGCCTTGATATTAATTACTGTTTTTGGTGTATCCATTCTGATTCTGACATGTTTATTCTGGTGAACTTGCAGCCATGCCAGACTTTGCTCGAGTATACAACTTTCTTGGAAGCGTATTTGATCCTGAAACAAGTGGACATTTGCAGAAATTGCAAGAGATGGATCCTATTGATGCTGAAACAGTATGTCATTTGTTAATCTCCCCTTTATAATTAATTCATATGCCCTGTTAAAAAgtattactttctgcaaacatcaatgGCAGGCAGGCCATTTGTTTGTGTACGCAGATGCTTACTTTGTTCATTATGTTGATAGGTGGAACTTACTGTTAGGGAGTTGGCTTTTGTTACATAACTTCTATATTCACTGATAATGATGTTTTATGGTCTAATATCCAGGTACTAGTACTGATGAAGAATCTATCGATGAACCTGTCCAGCCCAAACTTTGAGGCACATGTAAGGACTTACTTTTTTTACTTCTTATATTCTAAATgttttactccctccgatccataataagtgtcagagATCTAGTACTAAGTTGTACTAACTTAGTACTAAGACTTACTTTTTTTTACTTCTTATATTATAAAGTTATGCACTATTAagcgtatagatacatccaaatttagacaaatctaagacattctTTTATGGACGGAAGAAGTACTAAATCTCCGACACTTATGATGGATCGGGGGGAGTAATATTCACATTTTGGTCCAATGATCCCATTAGTGTCACAATTATTGTGTTCAATTTTTTGTTTTAGCACAATGATTCTTTCGCAACTTGTAGTAATAATTCATTAGCTTTATGGATTCTCTTTATGACTGTTGTTAACTGAACATACATGATGTCCCGTTCCACTCCATACTGCATATTAACAGAATCCGTGCATTCTTGGCAAGATTTCATTATTATTGCAAAGTAAATGGCTTGAATTATGCTTTGTCAGATCATCTT contains the following coding sequences:
- the LOC124684958 gene encoding protein REVEILLE 6-like; translation: MMAAALDGGGGEEEARVRKPYTITKLRESWTDPEHDRFLEALHMFDRDWRKIEAFVGSKTVIQIRSHAQKYFLKVQKNGTGEHLPPPRPKRKAAHPYPHKASKKAAQAILPQEASGVIEHGCVLPMDASAVATNPRANDAFPSCDNVITQCLSPTLPEDLAAANNCSSSIESQSGIWPTSDAIGQEIVLPALRAMPDFARVYNFLGSVFDPETSGHLQKLQEMDPIDAETVLVLMKNLSMNLSSPNFEAHRGLLSSHDVGVGQVKHESVGDLGSTHTLQLPLMVTTK